One part of the Dyadobacter sp. 676 genome encodes these proteins:
- a CDS encoding glycosyltransferase family 2 protein encodes MKKVSIVTVNFNQPEVTEDLLRSLAGVNAYPDLEIIVVDNGSRVNPVPDWEKRYPGMTFIRSELNTGFAGGNNIGMARATGDYLFLINNDTEVTADLIGKLVSSMEANPGIGIISPKIHYFDQPGMLQYTGYTPMDYYTCRNACIGQFEQDRGQYDALTGPTGYAHGAAMMISRDAWQKAGGMAENYFLYYEELDWCERVRKAGYEIHVNPDALIYHKESVSVGKRTALKEFFMNRNRILFIRRNAPGRTFFVFCCYFMLAVVPRNVIRYIKNREYHFIPVLFRAIAWHFRNKPDSENPGFPLPR; translated from the coding sequence ATGAAAAAAGTTTCCATCGTGACGGTGAATTTCAACCAGCCGGAGGTTACCGAGGACTTGCTGAGATCGCTGGCGGGAGTCAATGCTTATCCCGATCTGGAAATCATCGTGGTCGATAATGGCAGCAGAGTAAATCCTGTGCCGGATTGGGAGAAGCGTTATCCGGGCATGACATTCATCAGGTCGGAGTTAAATACGGGCTTCGCGGGCGGCAACAACATCGGCATGGCGCGGGCAACGGGCGATTACCTTTTCCTGATCAACAACGACACCGAAGTGACCGCCGACCTCATCGGCAAGCTTGTGAGCTCGATGGAGGCCAATCCCGGAATCGGTATAATTTCACCGAAAATCCACTATTTCGACCAGCCCGGAATGCTGCAATATACCGGATATACCCCTATGGATTACTACACATGCCGAAACGCATGTATCGGGCAGTTCGAGCAGGACCGCGGGCAATACGATGCCCTTACCGGCCCGACCGGCTACGCGCACGGGGCAGCCATGATGATCAGCCGCGATGCCTGGCAGAAGGCCGGTGGAATGGCCGAAAACTATTTCCTTTACTACGAAGAGCTCGACTGGTGCGAGCGCGTCAGGAAAGCGGGCTACGAAATCCATGTTAACCCCGACGCATTGATTTACCACAAGGAATCGGTGTCGGTGGGCAAGCGTACCGCCCTGAAAGAGTTTTTTATGAACCGGAACCGCATTCTGTTTATCCGCAGAAATGCGCCGGGCCGCACGTTCTTCGTCTTCTGCTGCTATTTTATGCTGGCCGTTGTGCCGAGGAATGTCATTCGGTATATCAAAAACAGGGAATACCATTTCATTCCGGTACTGTTCAGGGCCATTGCCTGGCATTTCAGAAATAAACCCGATAGCGAAAACCCCGGCTTTCCATTGCCCCGCTGA